The following are encoded in a window of Oncorhynchus mykiss isolate Arlee chromosome Y, USDA_OmykA_1.1, whole genome shotgun sequence genomic DNA:
- the LOC110510141 gene encoding arrestin-C-like — MSKVYKKTSGNGALTLYLGKRDYVDHVQNVDPIEGVVKIDPADLGGKKVFVQLACAFRYGREDLDVIGLSFRKDIWFKHLQLYPAADHKPTLTPMHDCLLKKAGEQGHAFTFDIPVNLPCSVTLQPGPDDAGKACGVDFEVKTYISDVADPEEKLDKKDTARLIVRKIQFAPDATGAPGPKADICKSFMMSDKPVHLEASLDKELYYHGDPINVNVKVKNETTKTVTKIKVTVDQTTDVVLYSADKYTKTVLCQEFGETIDANSTFDKSLTIIPLLADNKEKRGLALDGRLKDEDTNLASNTIMRDGMDKEVLGILVSYKIKVNLMVSSGGLLGGLTASDVQVELPLILMNPKPQDVGLPVGE, encoded by the exons ATGTCTAA GGTATACAAGAAAACCTCTGGGAATGGCGCA CTTACCCTTTACCTGGGAAAGAGAGACTACGTCGACCATGTTCAGAATGTGGACCCCATTG AGGGAGTGGTGAAAATTGATCCTGCAGACCTTGGAGGCAAGAAAG TGTTTGTGCAGCTGGCCTGTGCTTTCCGTTATGGCCGTGAGGACCTGGATGTCATTGGACTGTCCTTCAGGAAAGACATCTGGTTCAAGCACCTCCAGTTGTACCCTGCTGCTGACCACAAACCCACCCTCACTCCCATGCATGACTGCCTGCTCAAGAAGGCAGGAGAGCAGGGCCATGCCTTCACTTTCGACATTCCCGTAAACCTTCCCTGCTCTGTCACACTCCAGCCAGGACCAGATGATGCTGGAAAG GCTTGCGGTGTGGACTTTGAAGTGAAGACCTACATTTCAGATGTGGCAGACCCAGAAGAGAAACTTGACAAGAA AGACACTGCCCGTCTGATCGTCCGTAAGATCCAGTTTGCTCCAGATGCAACTGGTGCTCCTGGTCCCAAGGCTGACATCTGCAAGAGCTTCATGATGTCTGACAAGCCTGTCCACCTGGAGGCCTCTCTGGATAAGGAG CTCTATTACCATGGAGATCCGATCAATGTCAACGTCAAAGTCAAGAATGAAACCACCAAAACAGTGACAAAAATTAAAGTCACAG TTGACCAGACTACAGATGTGGTGCTCTACTCCGCGGACAAATACACCAAAACCGTACTTTGTCAAGAGTTTGG AGAGACAATAGATGCCAATAGCACATTTGATAAATCCCTCACCATCATCCCCCTACTGGCCGACAACAAGGAGAAGCGCGGTCTGGCGCTGGACGGCAGACTGAAGGATGAGGACACAAACCTAGCCTCCAACACTAT TATGAGAGACGGTATGGATAAAGAAGTGTTGGGAATCTTGGTCTCCTACAAAATCAAGGTCAACTTGATGGTGTCTTCAGGAGG CTTGTTGGGAGGTCTCACAGCCAGTGACGTACAGGTGGAGCTCCCCTTGATCCTCATGAACCCCAAACCCCAAG ATGT AGGTCTCCCGGTGGGAGAGTAA
- the LOC110510140 gene encoding putative thiamine transporter SLC35F3 has protein sequence MAMKKQTAKVSPSPITGPAVFLLPTPQEHAERQRGPQPAAEDGQDGGKGGDQAEECVEKREDSKSRCARCPLRAMCRAVWGLVLGCCVALAWAVGTHSAKQSLEQLHAPFFTIWFCSTWNLLLFPLYYLGHLLGAEQRQWPTACFRQCSGFLVEEDMTVRVLLKGAAPFSVLWSLSGYLYLLALCRISAGDASAILCCSQGFIFLLSWIGLNDRFMGVRIVAVILSITGIVMMAYADGFHSDSITGVALAVGSASTTALYKVLFRKRVGEVQPGTASVLLSCVGLCCCVLHSWVCVILYLTHVEYWPPIQYIPWDALCVMASLLLAFNVLVNLGSVLAYPSLISLGMLLSIPANSAVDFYVAAAPQLSQVRVAAAAIIGVGYLLLLLPGDWDDSVVHWIEGLWQGGWKEDSVVGEDGGADGGEIAKPKPKPAGIAALT, from the exons ATGGCCATGAAAAAACAAACAGCCAAAGTGTCTCCCTCGCCCATCACGGGTCCTGCTGTCTTTCTGCTGCCCACTCCACAGG AGCATGCTGAAAGACAGAGGGGACCCCAGCCCGCGGCTGAAGATGGGCAGGATGGGGGGAAGGGTGGAGACCAGGCAGAAGAGtgtgtggagaagagagaggacagtaagAGCCGCTGTGCCCGCTGCCCGCTGAGAGCCATGTGTCGAGCTGTGTGGGGGCTGGTCCTTGGGTGCTGTGTGGCCCTGGCGTGGGCAGTGGGAACACACAGTGCCAAGCAGTCTCTGGAGCAGCTCCATGCCCCCTTCTTCACTATTTGGTTCTGCAGTACATGgaacctcctcctctttcccctctactACCTGGGACACCTGCTAGGGGCAGAGCAGAGACAGTGGCCCACAGCCTGCTTCAG GCAGTGCAGTGGCTTCCTGGTGGAGGAGGACATGACAGTGAGAGTGCTCCTGAAGGGTGCAGCACCGTTCTCCGTGCTGTGGAGTCTCTCAGGCTACCTGTACCTGCTGGCTCTTTGTCGCATCTCAGCGGGAGACGCTAGCGCCATTCTCTGCTGTAGCCAGGGCTTCATCTTCCTCCTGTCCTGGATCGGACTCAACGACCGGTTCATGGGTGTACGG ATAGTGGCTGTAATTCTCTCCATCACAGGAATCGTCATGATGGCGTATGCTGATGGTTTCCATAGCGACTCAATCACAGGGGTGGCCCTGGCAGTAGGCTCAGCTTCAACCACTGCCCTGTACAAG GTGTTGTTTAGAAAGCGAGTGGGAGAGGTGCAACCGGGTACGGCCAGTGTTCTGCTGTCCTGTGTGGGGCTATGCTGCTGTGTCCTCCACTCCTGGGTGTGTGTGATACTCTACCTCACACATGTGGAGTACTGGCCTCCAATCCAGTACATCCCCTGGGACGCATTGTGCGTGATGGCCTCTCTGCTCCTCG CTTTCAATGTCTTGGTGAATCTAGGAAGTGTGCTTGCCTACCCCTCCCTTATTTCTCTTGGAATGTTACTGAGCATCCCAGCTAATTCAG CAGTGGATTTCTATGTCGCTGCAGCCCCCCAGCTCAGCCAGGTCAGAGTGGCTGCAGCAGCTATCATCGGGGTGGGCTACCTCTTACTGCTGCTCCCTGGAGACTGGGATGACAGTGTTGTCCACTGGATAGAGGGTCTGTGGCAAGGAGGATGGAAAGAGGACAGTGTGGTTGGAGAAGATGGAGGAGCTGATGGAGGAGAAATTGCAAAGCCCAAGCCCAAACCAGCAGGCATTGCTGCCCTAACATGA